A stretch of the Mesorhizobium sp. Pch-S genome encodes the following:
- a CDS encoding LysR family transcriptional regulator yields MHSNYRIDWEDLRFVLAVAETSSLAAAARSLGVNHTTVLRRVGAFEQKLGVRLFDRLPTGYTLTAGGEELLAVSRQMAETVTELERRLTGQDLRLEGSLRITTTDTLMASVLPSVLAAFRQRHPGVLLEVATANAFANLTHRDADVAVRPAMDPPETLVGRRISGIAFAIYAAPAYLQERGLEAGDDLAVTDERWIGLSDALAGSSVARWMRARLPGSASVLRCDSLVAAREAAAAGLGLVGLPCYLGERTPGLVRIGSPVAEMATALWILTHEDLRRTARVSAFTEFAGQALVKHRPLFEASQGQDAPRIP; encoded by the coding sequence ATGCACAGTAACTATCGCATCGACTGGGAAGACCTGCGTTTCGTGCTGGCGGTTGCGGAAACGAGTTCGCTCGCCGCGGCGGCGCGTTCGCTCGGTGTCAACCACACCACCGTGCTGCGCCGGGTCGGCGCCTTCGAGCAGAAGCTCGGCGTGCGCCTGTTCGACCGCCTGCCGACCGGCTACACGCTGACCGCCGGCGGCGAGGAACTGCTTGCCGTGTCACGGCAGATGGCGGAAACTGTCACCGAGCTGGAGCGCCGCCTGACCGGGCAGGACCTGCGCCTCGAAGGCAGCCTGCGCATCACCACCACCGACACGCTGATGGCGTCGGTGCTGCCCTCGGTCCTGGCGGCCTTCCGCCAGCGCCATCCCGGCGTGCTGCTGGAAGTGGCCACGGCAAATGCCTTCGCCAACCTCACCCATCGCGACGCCGATGTCGCCGTGCGCCCGGCCATGGATCCACCGGAGACATTGGTCGGCCGCCGCATCTCGGGCATTGCCTTCGCCATCTATGCCGCGCCTGCCTATCTCCAGGAGCGTGGCCTCGAAGCCGGTGACGATCTGGCGGTAACCGATGAACGCTGGATAGGCCTCAGCGATGCACTGGCCGGCTCCAGCGTCGCCCGGTGGATGCGTGCCAGGCTGCCGGGCTCGGCCTCGGTGCTGCGTTGCGACTCGCTGGTCGCGGCCCGCGAGGCAGCGGCTGCCGGCCTCGGCCTCGTCGGTCTGCCATGTTATCTCGGCGAACGGACGCCGGGCCTTGTCCGCATCGGTTCCCCGGTCGCCGAGATGGCGACGGCGCTGTGGATCCTTACCCATGAGGATCTGCGCCGCACCGCCCGCGTCAGCGCCTTCACCGAATTTGCCGGCCAGGCACTGGTGAAACACCGCCCGTTGTTCGAGGCAAGCCAGGGACAGGACGCCCCCCGTATCCCATAA
- a CDS encoding cupin domain-containing protein: MTRDTLIKFGKVENADASDLPGWVVVEGTPTMKTAVQHTTEDGKVLSGTWQATPGTYHATYTDYEFVHMIAGRIIITPDGGDPVEVGPGDAFVVEADFKGTWKIVEPVTKHFVVTVGS; the protein is encoded by the coding sequence GTGACACGCGACACACTTATCAAGTTCGGCAAGGTGGAGAACGCCGATGCCAGCGACCTGCCGGGCTGGGTGGTGGTCGAAGGAACGCCGACGATGAAAACCGCCGTCCAGCACACCACCGAGGATGGCAAGGTCCTGTCGGGCACCTGGCAAGCGACCCCGGGCACCTATCACGCGACCTACACCGATTACGAATTCGTCCACATGATCGCCGGGCGCATCATCATCACACCGGATGGCGGTGATCCGGTTGAAGTCGGTCCGGGCGATGCGTTTGTCGTGGAAGCCGACTTCAAGGGAACCTGGAAGATCGTCGAGCCGGTGACGAAGCACTTCGTGGTCACTGTTGGCTCGTAG
- the dapA gene encoding 4-hydroxy-tetrahydrodipicolinate synthase translates to MHIDRTRFKGAISALPTPFRKGAVDMAAFDFLIRWQLDQGIDGVVVCGTTGEAPTLTHDERLAVTRRCVETVASQVPVIAGTGSNSTEETIAATLAAAACGADAALVVTPYYNKPGQEGLYRHFAAIAQATTIPLILYNVPSRTGVDLLPDTVRRLAAFPAIIGIKDATGDLDRPERTVRLAGRDFLQFSGHDATALAFNTICGAGTISVVANVAPGLCTEMFRACRNGDLLSARTIRHRLEPLVAALERETNPVPVKYALHRLLGLSPEVRLPLTAARPETETAVEQAITALFPFDFDQPRRVAARR, encoded by the coding sequence ATGCACATCGACAGAACCCGCTTCAAAGGCGCCATTTCGGCACTGCCGACCCCATTCCGCAAAGGCGCGGTCGACATGGCCGCCTTCGATTTCCTGATCCGCTGGCAACTCGACCAGGGCATTGATGGTGTCGTCGTCTGCGGCACCACCGGCGAGGCGCCGACGCTGACACATGACGAACGCCTCGCCGTGACGCGCCGCTGCGTCGAAACCGTCGCCAGCCAGGTTCCGGTGATCGCCGGCACCGGCTCGAACAGCACCGAAGAGACGATTGCCGCGACACTGGCCGCAGCCGCCTGCGGTGCCGACGCTGCCCTTGTCGTGACGCCTTATTACAACAAGCCCGGCCAGGAAGGTCTCTACCGCCATTTCGCGGCAATCGCGCAGGCGACGACCATCCCGCTCATCCTCTACAACGTGCCGTCGCGCACCGGTGTCGACCTGTTGCCGGATACGGTGCGCAGGTTGGCTGCCTTTCCGGCGATCATCGGCATCAAGGACGCCACCGGCGATCTCGACCGGCCGGAGCGCACCGTCAGGCTCGCCGGCCGGGACTTCCTGCAGTTCTCAGGACATGATGCCACCGCGCTGGCGTTCAACACGATCTGCGGCGCCGGCACGATCTCGGTCGTCGCCAATGTGGCGCCCGGTCTCTGCACCGAAATGTTTCGCGCCTGCCGCAATGGCGACCTGCTCTCGGCACGCACGATCCGCCACCGGCTGGAGCCGCTGGTTGCCGCACTGGAACGCGAAACCAATCCGGTCCCGGTGAAATATGCGCTGCATCGCCTGCTCGGGCTGAGCCCGGAAGTGCGCCTGCCCCTGACGGCGGCGCGGCCGGAAACCGAAACCGCCGTCGAACAGGCGATCACGGCGCTGTTTCCGTTTGATTTCGACCAGCCCAGGCGCGTCGCCGCACGACGATAA
- a CDS encoding autotransporter domain-containing protein, which translates to MLTNRYSKRTFLSAGVSFAALIAASLGGVSLASAADFTAGTEQQLRDAIAAANASPDAASTITLTNSFTVLSAPDLPTSNKSITIKTGAFELSGLGMPGSPGNISFSGAFPSGTLIIEGAFKGGDQSGSIAAGTGLMVNGTGSGGAIVNNGTIKAGDATAATGIGGIGVSLNGGVTLANKGTIAGGTGSGSGNSNNMAGVYVGGANTVVNSAGATIQGGNSTQGGYTGAGVYLSFVNSSTFTNYGTVQGGSDLSGTVAGNGAVVVRASGGTIINYGTLIGGNQAAAIRGEGASSIGVVINSGTIQAGAGAANAIQLGGLAGWVTLELQAGSTIVGNVVAGNGTRDILRLGGAADSSFDTSAIGAAAQYRNFDTFEKAGTSTWTLTGSTSAVTPWTIRQGTLSISTDSQLGDPSATLTFMGGTLRMTAAAASTRAVNLAASGTVETDGTTSGLSGVISGVGGLTKTGTGTLVLGNANTYLGGTTIAGGTVSVLADNNLGDAAGDLIFNGGVLQVGGNTFSSTARTINWGANGGGFTILDAGNNFTVSQALNGPGGLSKSGAGTLTLTGSNSYAGTTTINQGTLRLGNGGTSGSIAGNVVNNGGTLAFNRSDTLTFAGAISGTGAVQQIGSGTTTLTGANSYKGATVVNNGTLLINGDQTAATGPTFVLPNATLGGSGIIGGDVTIIDLATLAPGNAGAAPGTLTINGNLFLSEASKLAYGFGQANVVGGALNDLVKVGGNLTLDGKLNVTLAPGGAFDAGIYRIASYGGTLTDNGLDITSLPAGTPAGTVLLQTAVDKQVNLVNTTGLNFSFWDPINPQSNPGNNGRVVGGAGIWRNDAGNNNWTTADGAVNAPWANGNFAVFQGAAGTVTVDNSGSAPVTVGGMQFADTGYVIAGDALTLAGSSGTVVRVGDGTSEGASYTATISAALQGNSQLIKSDLGTLKLTGDSSGFTGGTAVRQGILSVDGKLGGTVDVLAGGRLQGNGTIGGLSVANGGVVAPGNSIGTLNIAGDVTFAAGSTYEVEIAGNGSGDRIAATGKATLGGGTVAVTALDAQTSYKASQTYTILTAAGGVTGGFDPAVLARSAFLDASLIQSANAVDLKIAIKGSKPEEPGKPEEPGKPEEPGGAKPLFATVADTYNQKQTAGALDTLQQSGTPLALYNTLLVLSADKARAAFDSLSGEIHASTVTGLLEDSRFVRDAVNDRLRSAFETVGGLPLMGYGDDAKEITTASVASERYGAWGSVFGSWGHFGGDGNAARLSRSTGGFVTGVDGLITDDVRLGLLAGYSHSSFKVDDRRSSASSDNYHLGVYGGTEWGALSFRSGLAYTWSEIDTSRQVAFPGFSDSLTGSYRAGTTQVFGELGYSLKAGSVAFEPFANLAYVNVHTNGFTEQGGASALTVHGGSNDSTFTTLGLRAATDFDLGSTKATVRGMIGWRHAYGDVTPTVSQAFTGSSAFTIAGAPIARDSAVIEAGLDFAITPQATLGLSYHGQVGSKASDHGVRADLNVRF; encoded by the coding sequence GTGTTGACCAATCGATATTCCAAACGGACCTTTTTGAGTGCCGGCGTTTCGTTTGCCGCGCTTATCGCAGCAAGCCTGGGCGGCGTATCGCTGGCCTCCGCGGCAGATTTCACGGCCGGCACCGAGCAGCAATTGCGCGACGCGATCGCGGCGGCGAACGCTTCGCCCGATGCCGCCTCGACGATCACGCTGACCAACAGCTTCACAGTGTTGAGCGCGCCCGACCTGCCGACGTCCAACAAGTCGATAACGATTAAAACCGGCGCTTTCGAATTATCCGGTCTAGGCATGCCCGGCAGCCCAGGCAACATCAGCTTTTCCGGCGCCTTTCCGAGCGGGACACTTATCATAGAAGGCGCCTTCAAGGGCGGGGATCAGTCGGGCAGCATAGCAGCCGGAACAGGCCTTATGGTCAACGGTACGGGATCGGGTGGTGCCATCGTCAACAATGGAACCATCAAAGCCGGTGACGCGACGGCCGCCACTGGCATTGGAGGCATTGGCGTCAGCTTGAACGGCGGCGTGACCCTCGCCAACAAAGGCACGATCGCAGGCGGTACAGGAAGTGGCAGCGGCAACTCCAACAACATGGCCGGCGTTTACGTGGGCGGCGCCAACACCGTCGTCAACAGTGCCGGAGCGACGATCCAGGGCGGAAACAGCACTCAGGGCGGCTACACAGGCGCCGGTGTCTATTTGAGCTTTGTGAATTCCTCGACATTCACCAATTACGGCACAGTCCAGGGTGGCTCCGATCTCAGCGGAACGGTGGCCGGAAACGGCGCCGTTGTCGTTCGTGCCAGTGGCGGCACGATAATCAATTACGGCACCTTGATTGGAGGCAACCAAGCCGCTGCAATCCGTGGGGAGGGGGCGTCTTCGATTGGCGTTGTCATCAACAGCGGCACCATCCAGGCTGGTGCCGGTGCTGCCAATGCTATCCAGCTCGGTGGATTGGCGGGCTGGGTCACCCTCGAACTTCAGGCCGGCTCGACGATTGTCGGTAACGTTGTTGCCGGCAACGGAACCAGAGATATCCTCCGGCTCGGCGGTGCAGCCGACAGCAGCTTCGATACGTCGGCTATCGGCGCCGCCGCACAATACCGGAACTTCGACACGTTCGAGAAGGCAGGAACCAGCACCTGGACGCTGACCGGCTCGACCAGCGCCGTCACGCCATGGACGATCCGCCAGGGCACGCTGTCGATTTCCACCGACAGCCAGCTCGGCGATCCTTCCGCCACGCTGACCTTCATGGGCGGCACGCTGCGCATGACCGCCGCCGCAGCAAGCACGCGCGCGGTCAACCTCGCAGCCAGCGGCACGGTTGAGACCGACGGCACGACGTCCGGGCTCTCCGGTGTCATTTCGGGCGTCGGGGGCCTGACCAAAACCGGCACGGGCACGCTGGTCCTGGGCAACGCGAATACCTATCTGGGCGGCACCACCATCGCTGGCGGAACCGTATCCGTGCTGGCCGACAACAATCTCGGCGACGCAGCCGGAGATCTGATTTTCAACGGCGGCGTGCTGCAGGTGGGCGGCAATACGTTTTCCTCCACCGCGCGCACCATCAACTGGGGCGCCAATGGCGGCGGCTTCACCATTCTCGATGCCGGCAACAACTTCACGGTTTCGCAGGCGCTCAACGGACCAGGCGGCTTGAGCAAGTCCGGTGCCGGGACACTGACGCTGACCGGTTCGAACAGCTATGCCGGCACCACCACCATCAACCAGGGCACACTGCGGCTCGGCAATGGCGGCACGTCGGGCTCGATCGCCGGCAATGTCGTCAACAATGGCGGCACTCTGGCCTTCAACCGGTCCGACACACTCACCTTCGCCGGCGCCATCTCCGGCACCGGTGCCGTGCAGCAGATCGGCAGCGGCACCACCACGCTGACCGGCGCCAACAGCTACAAGGGCGCGACCGTGGTGAACAACGGCACCCTGCTCATCAACGGCGACCAGACGGCGGCAACCGGCCCGACCTTCGTCCTGCCCAATGCCACGCTCGGCGGCAGCGGCATCATCGGCGGCGATGTGACCATCATCGATCTCGCCACGCTGGCACCCGGCAATGCCGGCGCTGCACCGGGTACGCTGACCATCAACGGCAACCTGTTCCTCAGCGAGGCCAGCAAGCTTGCCTATGGCTTCGGCCAGGCCAATGTCGTTGGCGGTGCACTGAACGACCTCGTCAAGGTCGGCGGCAACCTGACGCTCGACGGCAAGCTGAACGTGACCCTGGCGCCCGGCGGCGCCTTCGACGCCGGCATCTATCGCATCGCCAGCTATGGCGGCACGCTGACCGACAATGGGCTGGACATCACCAGCCTGCCAGCCGGTACGCCGGCGGGAACGGTGCTCCTGCAGACCGCCGTCGACAAGCAGGTTAACCTGGTCAACACCACCGGGCTCAATTTCAGCTTCTGGGACCCGATCAATCCACAATCCAATCCCGGCAACAATGGCAGGGTCGTCGGCGGCGCCGGAATCTGGCGCAACGATGCAGGTAACAACAACTGGACGACGGCGGACGGTGCGGTGAACGCGCCCTGGGCCAACGGCAATTTCGCCGTCTTCCAGGGGGCGGCTGGGACCGTGACGGTGGACAATTCTGGCTCGGCCCCGGTGACGGTGGGCGGCATGCAGTTCGCCGACACCGGCTATGTCATTGCCGGTGATGCGCTGACGCTGGCCGGCTCGTCCGGTACCGTCGTCCGCGTCGGTGACGGCACCAGCGAAGGCGCCAGCTACACCGCCACCATCAGCGCGGCGCTGCAAGGCAATTCCCAGCTGATCAAGAGCGATCTCGGCACGCTGAAGCTGACCGGCGACAGTTCAGGCTTCACCGGCGGCACAGCGGTCAGGCAAGGTATTCTTTCCGTCGACGGCAAATTGGGTGGCACGGTCGACGTGCTGGCCGGCGGCCGCCTGCAGGGCAACGGCACCATCGGCGGCCTGAGCGTCGCCAATGGCGGCGTGGTCGCGCCGGGCAATTCGATCGGCACGCTGAACATCGCGGGCGATGTCACCTTCGCCGCGGGCTCGACCTATGAGGTCGAGATCGCGGGCAACGGCAGCGGCGATCGTATCGCCGCCACCGGCAAGGCAACGCTCGGCGGCGGCACGGTGGCGGTGACGGCGCTGGATGCGCAGACCAGCTACAAGGCCAGCCAGACCTACACCATCCTGACGGCAGCTGGCGGTGTGACCGGCGGCTTCGACCCTGCGGTGCTGGCCCGTTCGGCTTTCCTCGACGCCAGCCTCATCCAGAGCGCCAATGCTGTCGACCTGAAGATCGCGATCAAGGGCTCGAAACCGGAGGAACCCGGCAAGCCTGAAGAGCCCGGAAAACCCGAGGAGCCGGGCGGTGCAAAGCCGCTCTTCGCCACTGTCGCCGACACCTACAACCAGAAACAGACCGCCGGCGCGCTCGACACGCTGCAGCAGAGCGGGACGCCGCTGGCGCTCTACAACACACTGCTGGTGCTGTCGGCGGACAAAGCCCGCGCCGCCTTCGACAGCCTGTCGGGCGAGATCCATGCATCGACGGTGACGGGTTTGCTCGAGGACAGCCGTTTCGTGCGCGATGCCGTGAACGATCGCCTGCGCTCGGCCTTCGAGACCGTCGGCGGCCTGCCGCTGATGGGCTATGGCGACGATGCGAAAGAGATCACCACGGCTTCGGTTGCTTCCGAGCGCTACGGCGCCTGGGGCTCGGTGTTCGGTTCGTGGGGGCACTTCGGCGGCGACGGCAATGCCGCCAGGCTGTCGCGTTCGACCGGCGGTTTCGTCACCGGTGTCGATGGTCTGATCACCGACGACGTCCGCCTCGGCTTGCTCGCCGGCTACAGCCATTCGTCCTTCAAGGTCGATGATCGCAGGTCATCGGCTTCGAGCGACAACTACCATCTCGGCGTCTATGGCGGCACCGAGTGGGGAGCTCTCTCCTTCCGCTCCGGCCTTGCCTACACATGGAGCGAGATCGATACGAGCCGGCAGGTCGCCTTCCCCGGCTTCAGCGACAGCCTGACCGGTTCCTACCGCGCCGGCACCACGCAGGTCTTCGGCGAACTCGGCTACAGCCTCAAGGCCGGCAGCGTCGCCTTCGAGCCGTTCGCCAACCTCGCCTATGTCAACGTCCACACCAACGGCTTCACCGAGCAAGGCGGAGCATCGGCGCTGACCGTCCACGGCGGCTCCAACGACAGCACCTTCACGACGCTCGGGCTGCGCGCCGCGACCGACTTCGACCTCGGTTCAACCAAGGCCACGGTTCGCGGCATGATCGGCTGGCGCCATGCCTATGGCGATGTCACGCCGACGGTCAGCCAGGCCTTCACCGGCTCAAGCGCCTTCACCATCGCCGGTGCGCCGATCGCGAGAGACAGTGCCGTCATCGAGGCCGGGCTCGACTTCGCCATCACACCGCAGGCCACGCTCGGGCTGTCCTATCACGGACAGGTCGGATCGAAGGCCAGCGACCACGGTGTGCGGGCGGATCTCAATGTGAGGTTCTGA